In the Malaya genurostris strain Urasoe2022 chromosome 1, Malgen_1.1, whole genome shotgun sequence genome, one interval contains:
- the LOC131431847 gene encoding juvenile hormone esterase-like: protein MFTFLTIVVLGISAGLAQDANRPIVETTGGQVQGITASCGLFCSYFQFNGIPYAEPPVGDLRFRNPVPHGGWTGVRNASNHGENCPSLSVFSEYSGDEDCLFINVYTQNIIGSLPVMVWIHGGAFIAGSGGSRVYGPDFLVQENVVVVSFNYRLGILGYFSTGDSHAQGNWGMKDCVEALRWVRDNIAAFGGNPNDVTIFGESAGGAAVHYLVLSPMATGLFHRAIAQSGTALVPWGFQYNVAELSRNIADIFGYPHDSEELTRRLRSTPIANFIDLQRMPSDIPIPRGFKPFEFVPSAEPADSPEPTFLTQRPIEILRAGTFNHVPIIIGYNSIESLFMVREHFIDSTVWNEFTRNPQFFVPHYWNIPVGSEATGAVSQAFRDHYWQDQALTPDIMVEWCQFHSEQQFIYPIDKTVALTAKANTQPTYYYQFSFDGDLNLLKGLLRLSDYPGAAHADELPYLWSITNAPTSPVLPGNHALTVRQRMVRLWTNFAIRGNPTPNSDTDLQNINWAPVSGDDLAYLDIGHDLVTGSRPNHERLDVWKDLEERYANNPFYYPYQ from the exons ATGTTCACGTTCCTAACTATCGTAGTACTGGGGATCTCCGCTGGACTTGCTCAGGATGCG AATCGCCCAATAGTAGAAACAACTGGTGGCCAGGTCCAGGGTATCACGGCTAGCTGTGGTCTATTCTGCAGTTACTTCCAGTTCAACGGAATTCCGTACGCCGAACCACCGGTTGGTGATCTACGTTTCCGTAATCCAGTGCCACATGGCGGTTGGACGGGTGTTCGCAATGCGAGCAACCATGGGGAAAACTGTCCATCGTTGAGTGTTTTCAGCGAGTATTCAGGAGACGAAGATTGCCTATTCATCAATGTTTACACGCAGAATATTATCGGATCTCTGCCGGTCATGGTGTGGATTCATGGAGGCGCTTTTATAGCGGGATCGGGTggctctagagtttacggtccGGATTTCCTTGTGCAAGAAAACGTGGTCGTCGTGTCTTTCAACTACCGTCTGGGGATTCTAGGATATTTTAGCACCGGAGACTCGCATGCTCAAGGAAACTGGGGAATGAAGGATTGCGTGGAAGCTCTTCGTTGGGTTCGCGACAATATTGCTGCATTCGGAGGTAATCCGAACGACGTAACCATCTTTGGTGAGAGTGCCGGGGGAGCTGCTGTACATTATTTGGTATTGTCTCCGATGGCCACCGGACTGTTTCATCGTGCTATCGCTCAATCTGGAACTGCCTTGGTTCCCTGGGGATTTCAATACAATGTAGCTGAATTGTCTCGCAATATCGCTGATATCTTTGGGTACCCACACGATTCTGAAGAGTTGACGCGTCGTTTACGTAGCACTCCAATTGCTAACTTTATTGATCTTCAGCGAATGCCGTCGGATATTCCAATTCCAAGAGGTTTCAAACCATTCGAATTCGTTCCAAGTGCGGAACCAGCGGATTCGCCAGAACCCACATTCCTAACACAACGTCCGATAGAAATCTTACGTGCTGGGACATTCAATCATGTCCCCATAATCATCGGTTATAACAGCATCGAAAGTCTGTTCATGGTCCGAGAACATTTTATCGACTCAACAGTATGGAATGAATTTACTAGAAATCCTCAGTTCTTCGTACCCCATTATTGGAACATTCCGGTTGGATCTGAAGCAACCGGTGCAGTTAGCCAAGCATTCCGTGATCATTATTGGCAGGATCAAGCTCTTACACCGGACATTATGGTCGAGTGGTGCCAATTCCACAGCGAGCAACAGTTTATCTACCCTATCGACAAAACAGTTGCGTTGACCGCAAAGGCCAACACACAACCAACCTACTATTATCAGTTTAGTTTCGACGGCGATTTGAACCTACTGAAAGGTTTGCTGCGGCTCTCTGATTACCCTGGAGCGGCGCACGCCGACGAACTTCCCTACTTGTGGTCAATTACAAATGCTCCAACTTCACCCGTTCTACCCGGGAACCATGCGCTCACCGTTCGTCAACGCATGGTTAGGCTCTGGACAAACTTTGCCATCAGAGGTAATCCAACGCCCAATTCCGACACGGACCTCCAGAACATAAATTGGGCTCCAGTGTCTGGAGATGATCTGGCCTATCTGGATATAGGACACGATCTTGTAACCGGAAGCCGTCCAAATCACGAACGGCTCGATGTATGGAAGGATCTAGAAGAACGATACGCCAACAACCCATTCTATTATCCATATCAATAA
- the LOC131429532 gene encoding esterase FE4-like, which yields MISFVALVVVIVPSVVFAEDGPIISSPSGKIQGTVESCGMFCTYYSFKGIPYALPPVGALRFRNPVAHPDWSDVRDGSQHGAKCLQVGTNLEEIIGDEDCLFLNVYSENVIGLHPVMFWIHGGAFSAGAGDFEPFDPQKLIREGITVVTVNYRLGALGFLSTADQYAQGNWGLKDCIEALRWIKRNIASFGGDPDNVTIFGNSAGASLVHYLYLSELADGLFHKAIAQSGNVLMPFAFQSNPSFYADRLAAAFGLSNDSAVYVGELRNLPANSFIPWQENLPTIPVPRYLRPLDFSPSVEPSNSPEARALTDKPKHLMETRTHYVPFMIGYNDLEGSFFTTLEQLIDQTVWEQFNSQPQLLIPFFWNIENGSSSSLSVISAFQQYYFNDKPIDSSVDFEWAQYYGDHIFRFPTDYTAQVHARGQAPVYYYQFSYDGDLNLYKKLFMITHPGAVHCDELPYMFEIATQMGISIAADSHALTVSNRVVRMWTNFAKYGVPSPGDDTILQNVNWPSIQEGPNDVTLMDIGLLMWHNLQNSYAANPFV from the exons ATGATCAGTTTCGTTGCTCTGGTTGTCGTAATAGTCCCGTCTGTTGTATTTGCTGAAGATGGACCAATAATCAGTAGCCCGTCGGGGAAAATACAGGGTACAGTTGAGTCATGTGGTATGTTTTGCACATACTACTCATTCAAAGGTATCCCTTATGCGCTGCCACCGGTTGGTGCACTTCGTTTCAGGAATCCAGTCGCTCATCCAGATTGGAGTGATGTCCGAGATGGTAGTCAGCATGGTGCAAAATGTCTGCAGGTTGGGACAAACCTTGAAGAAATCATAGGAGACGAAGATTGCTTGTTTTTGAATGTGTATAGTGAAAATGTAATTGGCCTACATCCGGTGATGTTTTGGATCCATGGAGGAGCATTCAGTGCTGGGGCCGGAGATTTTGAACCATTCGATCCGCAGAAACTGATCAGAGAAGGTATTACTGTGGTGACCGTGAACTACAGATTAGGTGCGCTTGGATTTCTGAGTACTGCTGATCAGTATGCTCAAGGGAACTGGGGATTGAAGGACTGCATAGAGGCCCTTCGATGGATTAAGAGAAACATTGCTTCTTTTGGAGGAGATCCAGACAATGTAACTATTTTTGGAAACTCTGCTGGAGCTTCATTGGTACATTATCTATATTTATCCGAGCTGGCAGATGGACTGTTCCACAAGGCAATCGCCCAAAGTGGAAATGTATTGATGCCATTCGCCTTTCAATCTAATCCAAGTTTTTATGCAGATAGATTAGCGGCAGCCTtcggattatcaaatgatagcGCCGTTTATGTTGGTGAACTCAGAAATCTTCCAGCAAACAGTTTCATTCCGTGGCAAGAAAACTTACCCACCATTCCAGTTCCTCGCTATCTGCGTCCATTGGACTTTTCACCATCAGTTGAGCCAAGTAACTCTCCAGAGGCAAGAGCGTTAACCGATAAACCGAAGCATCTTATGGAAACTCGAACCCACTACGTTCCCTTCATGATTGGTTACAATGATCTGGAAGGATCATTTTTCACAACCCTTGAACAACTCATCGATCAAACAGTATGGGAACAGTTCAATTCTCAACCTCAACTATTGATACCTTTCTTCTGGAACATCGAAAACGGTTCTTCATCTTCACTCAGTGTCATTTCCGCTTTTCAACAGTACTACTTCAACGATAAACCAATCGATAGTTCAGTGGACTTCGAATGGGCCCAATACTACGGAGATCACATATTCCGGTTTCCAACCGATTATACTGCCCAAGTCCATGCTAGAGGTCAAGCACCAGTGTATTACTACCAGTTTTCCTATGACGGGGATCTAAATTTgtacaaaaaattatttatgaTCACTCACCCTGGAGCAGTTCACTGCGACGAGCTACCGTATATGTTCGAAATAGCAACACAAATGGGAATTTCCATTGCGGCCGATAGCCATGCTCTAACGGTGAGTAACCGTGTGGTACGAATGTGGACGAATTTCGCGAAATACGG AGTTCCAAGTCCAGGTGATGACACCATACTGCAAAATGTTAACTGGCCAAGTATTCAAGAGGGACCAAATGACGTGACCCTAATGGACATAGGTTTATTGATGTGGCATAATTTGCAGAATTCTTACGCTGCTAACCCGTTTGTATGA